From one Sulfurimonas sp. HSL-3221 genomic stretch:
- a CDS encoding carboxymuconolactone decarboxylase family protein, with product MAYIALPEFEEMSPAIQEKARPILEKTGSLGEIFKLLALDEKVYFATDMMVQKFLLEPTELSYDIKEAIALLISKENSCKMCVDVHKNIAKMLGLSEDRITQILEGIDSISTDEKEKALLRFCVRASKKDNYKMQQEDIDALKALGYSDVQIIEAVAITGYFNYINTLSNVFGLGQ from the coding sequence ATGGCATACATAGCACTACCCGAATTCGAGGAGATGTCCCCGGCAATCCAGGAGAAGGCGCGCCCCATCCTGGAGAAGACAGGCAGCCTCGGCGAGATTTTCAAACTGCTGGCGCTGGACGAGAAGGTCTATTTCGCGACCGACATGATGGTGCAGAAGTTCCTGCTGGAGCCGACGGAGCTCTCCTATGACATCAAGGAGGCGATCGCCCTGCTCATTTCCAAGGAGAACAGCTGCAAGATGTGCGTCGACGTGCACAAGAACATCGCGAAGATGCTGGGACTGAGTGAGGATCGTATCACCCAGATCCTCGAGGGGATCGACAGCATCAGTACCGACGAGAAAGAGAAGGCGCTGCTGCGCTTCTGCGTCCGCGCGTCGAAGAAAGACAACTACAAGATGCAGCAGGAAGATATCGACGCCCTCAAAGCGCTGGGCTACAGCGACGTGCAGATCATCGAGGCCGTCGCGATCACCGGGTATTTCAACTACATCAATACCCTCTCCAACGTCTTCGGTCTGGGGCAGTGA
- a CDS encoding DsrE family protein — MKRIPALLALLAVLALAQEYKAVFDCSSSNPRYILSRFNLIEKTKQMIEAQGDTVRFAVTMHGGCAKVASESADYLVPEEEVLYITKAQESLERLSKAKEVELVVCAIALEGNGIDREDVLPYLRISENSYIDTIAYQNQGYALMPLK; from the coding sequence GTGAAACGGATTCCGGCCCTTCTGGCGCTCCTGGCCGTTCTGGCATTGGCCCAGGAGTACAAGGCCGTCTTCGACTGCAGCTCCTCAAACCCGCGCTATATCCTTTCGCGATTCAACCTCATTGAGAAGACCAAGCAGATGATCGAGGCGCAGGGCGATACGGTCCGTTTCGCCGTGACGATGCACGGCGGCTGCGCCAAGGTGGCGTCGGAGAGCGCCGATTACCTCGTCCCCGAGGAGGAGGTGCTCTATATCACGAAGGCACAGGAGAGTCTTGAACGCCTCTCCAAAGCCAAAGAGGTGGAGCTGGTCGTCTGTGCTATCGCGCTGGAGGGCAACGGGATCGACCGCGAAGACGTACTGCCCTACCTGCGCATTTCGGAAAACAGCTACATCGACACCATCGCCTACCAGAACCAAGGCTACGCCCTGATGCCGTTGAAATAG